The Penaeus monodon isolate SGIC_2016 chromosome 8, NSTDA_Pmon_1, whole genome shotgun sequence sequence TTTTTGAGTGGTTCTTGGTTTCATGGATTTGATTATTCGAAAATGTAGCTCACCCACAGTAATAGAAAAAGGTCACATTTCCCCTCAAGTAGTTAGAAATCTTTTTTAACACTATTGCCTATCTAGATAGCTATCAGGCCTTACTACCGGTTTCAAGTTGGATAAATGAGAAGGATTGGCAACAGGACGGTCTTCTAGTTGTAACAGAAAGAAAGGATACACATGACAGCCGTACTTCGTAGAGATAAAGTCAGACGGTGTATGCACTAGTTGGACTCCTGCCCCCTTTACCCAGCGAGCCCTGGCGTGTGGGTAGGTAGTTCTgacgagggaaaagaaagacgacCCAATCAGCTTTGAGGCCTAACGACTATGCAACTGTCTGGATGTTAGGAGCTACTTTGATCCACTCAATGATTTACCTTGTTCTATAAAACAGCACTTCATGTGTGAGACAAACGTGTTCACTTTGCGTAAGGCAGCGTTGCTGTTGTTCATTCCTTGTTGTTCTTACCTAACTTTAATTACCGCAATATATTTCAGAAAAATGGTTAGACAGAAAAAgtcttgtttttgttaatatgtttatatcctcattttttttcttcttttcaatgtTATAGAATTATCAAACAATAATCAGTCTCCTAAATTAGTaatgtcttttatttcttctagAAAAAATGTTTGCCCCTGTTTGCCCCTGATTGGAAACGAATATCTTTACCTGAGCGAGGACCTTTTACCGTGGAAAGCATTCCGAAAGTCGTACCATGTTGCCAAGAAAGTAGTACCAAGGCGACTTGCTCTTAAAGCCTTCGTCTTCGCCAGTATTAGTGCGCTGAGTTAAGCTCCGTGAGGAAGAAATTGACAATGTATTCTGTGACAAGCTGAATCTGATATACCTGACACTTATCGATCATTTCACTTCCTGATTcgttaaaaaatagtaatttcatACACTGATCACTTACTAAGACAACGCCATTCGTAGATATTCCCTTTACCAGAGGGCCCCGGAGTGTGGGTCGGCGACACGGACAAGGGGAGTGAGGGCGTATGGGCGTAAATCAACGGCGCCCCCATCAGGCCCGAGGATTGGGAGGCGACGCAGCCTGGCGACTTCCAAACCGGAGAAGACTGTCTGGGATTCCTTCCGTCCTCCGCTGAACGATGTGGTTTGTTTAAGAGATCAGTGGATGCGGTGCGCGTAAGATCATTTGGCTACAACGTCATTAGATGTCTGGCGGGAATCTAGATTTGCTGTTGAGcaggaaaattagaaaatataaacactaaaaattaacattttaccAGACGTCAAGGAATTTCTCAAGTCACGGCCATTTATgtaaatttatctttaaattatttccGGAAAATCAAACTCTAGATtgcatttttatctatctgtttataattatctgtatacataaaactatagtatgctatagatagatagacagatagattgaaagatattatatacacatatgtgtgtgtgtgcatatatgtatatatatatatatatatatatatatatatatttatttatttatttatttatttatttatatttatataataatgtatgtaggaatgtttatgtgtgtgtgtgtatatatatatatatatatatatatatatatatataatatatattttatatacatgttgtgttttttatatatgtatgttgtatatgtgtgtgtgtgtgtgtgtgtgtgtgtgtgtgatatgtgtggggtatgtatgtggggtgtgtgtggtgtgtgtatatgtgtggggtgtgtgtgtgtgtatatatatatatatatatatatatatattatatgtatttgtgtgtgtactcactcgtatatatattgttcattgatttgtgtgtgtactcACTGTTTTTTTCGCGCTGTAGTTGTGACTGacgttgtaaattatatatatagttaaatatatagttTGACGTTAGAAATATCCTTATATGTATACACCTTGTCATTCCATATTGTTATATTGATAGTTAGATTTATAGAAaggcaaatatgcatatatatatatatatatatatatatatatataatataattattatattataagtagttgcataagggacagaacgactccactcacgtacgtacatgagggtgtaaacaggaagtagggttAAAGAGAACCGGAAAAACCgtaatcgatttacgtaaccaatgaccgtaaccgcaagtgattaacgtaatcaatgaccgtaaccggaatcattaatcatagttaatgatgtttagcatgcacaccaaactaccttacggtcgttcatggcgcatcatagcaaaGTAGGGATAATTAAAGTGATTCatatcaatgatcggaactgggaAAACATTAACCgatctaatgatatctgtccctcccctcctctccaattcaggcgactggacagaacgcctcaccttacgcatcacaacaggttaatgaccgcggaatgtgattaacgcaatcaatgaccgtaaccagaatcagtatcaatgaccgtaaccaaaaacATTAGCAACACCGTGGGgggctcccccttcccttctctctgaaaccatatgccaggtaccacagatgatccctccccccaccctcttaccccaaccccaccaccaccacccccttctatacctccacccccgccccgcaaaattcatcatgtttaaacttgtcccGTATCGTATTACCCGTTACCACACAGTgtcaccctcctaatgaatgaggaaTCATATCCAACCATTCCAGCGTACAAAGATTCCCTNNNNNNNNNNNNNNNNNNNNNNNNNNNNNNNNNNNNNNNNNNNNNNNNNNNNNNNNNNNNNNNNNNNNNNNNNNNNNNNNNNNNNNNNNNNNNNNNNNNNGAAAAATTATTCCCTGGCATTTCCGCATTCGGCCCACGCCGCTGCAGCCGCGCCGTCGCCGCAGCCTCCCTCGGCGCCCGCGAGCCCCGCTCATACGGTATTTTTACCTGGCGTACTCACATTCGAGGTATTCTAATATGGTCTTGTCACACTGTCATTAatcttgttaatattatcattaccatttgcgAGGCGGGCAGAGACCGCAGGGACCAGATGTCGGTCAACCGTGGGTTTTGGAACGAGGCAATACTCTTTCATATTTCTAATCAAATTAGAGAGGTAAATGCGTTTATAGCGAGAGGGAGTAAAATGGAGAGAATATTACCCCAGTGCGAGatgagagatttttttcttctttttaagagaTGTTTTCTTTAGAGACACTTCTTTAATTGCCTCTCGGTATCGCTTTAACCTCTTAATAATGCTCTTCTccgtagttatttttttttttaagaaatttgaaaaaacctCGGCAATGCAATTAATCTGGTGTTTATCTAGTTGTAATATAAATCCTGAACGACGCTTTGGTTTTAGCGAACAAATGAACGATAAAACATCAACAAAGCGAGGTGTGAGAGGTTGCTTTGTCATGGTGGAGGTTGCATGTCATCAATCGTAATATAAGAGTTGAATTTATCAGGATATCCGACCCAGCGAACGAGGTATTCTCTCTGCTTTTTAGTTCTGTTCCACCGCGATGATACGATCTTGCACGGGTAAAAACCAGGCAACGATGTTGGTACCAGCTCCTCGCGGTAAAACAAACCTTGCACGTCTTCACCGCTTAGATCTTCCAGATAATACCCGACTCTGTTCTGACGTTTGTCAATCTGTCGAATTTTAAATATCTCCTCcgtattttgtatttcataaccCTTGCGAAATGCGTCGGTATGAGAACGCGCTGCGATGCGCACGGTATCCCCTACCTTTATATTCTGATTGGTAGCAGCTGATCGACCTTTTTTTATAGGTGCATTCAATGAGCGGGCATACATAACACGAAAGAGGTGTTGCCACTGCGCTCGCGTGTAGTGTCGGTGGACATCCTGAGGTGTAGCACCTTTCAAACCCGCATGCGCGCGCTCATTATATGCCGACACAATGTCCGGGAGAACATCGATATACCTCAACGTATTTTTTAAGGTTAAATATTTGTAAATGCGTTCCTTGAGGGTTCTGATGTGCCTCTCTGCAATGCTCGCTTTTATTTCTTTCGAATGTGTTGTATACCACCGCATATTTCGTTCACGCAATAAGCCATTCACTGTATTATTTACAAACTCTCCTCCTGCATCGGTGAAGAGGTGGGTTAAACCTTTAGCATCCTCGGTGTTCAAAACTGATCGCAGCGCGTGCGCAACCTCCGTCTTGTTTTTACTCTGTAACGGTCTTACTTGCATATAACGGCTaaacacatctacacatacaaGTAAATAGgctgttttgctgttttgttttgataAGTTTCGCATATCCGCTAGATCGCACGTTAAGATTTTGCGAGGTCTAACAGCCATTATTTGACGGCGAGGGAATTTTTTGCGAGTATGTTTGTGAAGTGTATACACGCGTTGCGATGACAAAGCTCTTTTCACATCTGACTGTGTTATATTACCCTTGCCCAACTGCGCGCGAGCGGATCTAACGAGCCGTACGCCCCCTAACCTAGGGGTTGTAAAATCCCATAAAAGTCTGTAAACTCGCTCATTGTGGGTAATTCCTTTTGGTACAATCGAAGGGGAAAATTTCGCGAGGATAAAATACAAACTGCAGTTTATCAGGTGTTTCACACCTAGGTCTACGATAAAAAACCCCTCGAGATTTAGGAGAACAACCTTTTTATACCTCTAAAAACTTCTTGGCCTCACTCTTGCCGTATATCTCCTACGTAAGCATTAAATTTGCCCGGGGCCCTCTCTCTTTAGCAAAATGAAATGGAACTTTTTAATGAAATGTTGCGGCTGTGCTTccattcataaaaaatttttaaaaagtacaaacTGGATGTTTTCGTGTCCCCCCTTTGTAAAATATTACTTACAATGTAATTGTTACCGCCTCTATGAAGCattcatcaaataataataaacacgctCGGTTTCGTCTTTTTCGAGGGGGTTTTATAAGctttattaaaaaacaattttgcagaaaaaaggggtttccttgcccaagggagggGGATTCCTTCccagtaattatataataaaactgtTGTGATATTGACAAAAATTTTTGTgtgaaattgttttttcccgttttggtgATCCCCTCAATAATTATTCTTGCAGGGTGGCAAGAGTTTTGAGCGTTTGCCTTAAGCGGGAGTACAGTGTAGTGGCGACAGGGtaaaggacacaaaaaaaaataacttacatTTTACACCACCTCTTTTATTGCACTGAATAcagaaaatttttacataaatatttacaaacaacaaacatttaCACAAAGTCTCGTCGCTATTTCCTGCGCTTCCTCGAAAATAAAGGGGTTTCCAGTTTGTGTTTTTCTGCGTTTTCGAGGTCCCTGGCAGCTGATCGGGGTCtcgctgttttgttgttgctgatgcAAAATTTGTTTCCTGTTGCATTGTTTTTCCCGCGCACACCAGGGGAAAGTAAGTTGGAGGAGATGTTCTCtttttcccataaattttttaatttttatccctTGCTGCTTTTTGGGTGCTATCGCCTCaggctccccctcctccccctcacccccttctgtcccctcctcccccctaggGTTGAGGGCGGTGAGCGCGAATTCTCCCAgctcttccacccctcctcctcctccccctcctctgctcgGGGCGGTGCTAAATGTCCGGATGCCCATATCCCAAACGATTTGTATCATCATATCCCACTTTTTTGTCATCGAAATGATAAACCGCGCTTTTTGGTTTCCtggttgtttttttccatttacgtTGGTAATGCTCCCGCTTAAAAAGTGCGTCTCTTTTCAAAAAAGAATACGAGGGAAATTGTCGTTTTTCAGCTTTCTCTTCTCAGAGTCCTTCCCTTGTACCCTAGATATTGCCATCTtttaggaggagggaaaaagtctTGGGTTTTAACATATTGCCTCTTTTAGGGGAATCTCCCCAGTctagtttttaaatttaacccgAGCTTGCCCTTGACAGATTGGTCGTAAAAACGGATGGTCGGGGCTAAAATTGAAGTGTTTTCCACTCCTTTAAAGGAGACTTGAAAGTTTTTGTCAATATAGCTGTCTCCCAGTGTTAGCTGTGGGTGTCGAGTGCAGACTTCCCCCGATCTCCGATGcttttaagattttataataaaatttgtacAGCTTATTTACCAATTCCAAGAGGGAAAAATCCGATGTATTGTGGGTATTTCCATTTAACGGATAAAGCCTTGAATTGTTATTACCCGGTTGGGGGCGGGGGTAAGTCTTTTAAAGGGGGACTTCGCTTTTTGGGGAATGGGGGACGCTTTACATACCATTTTGGCACGTTTAGTCTTTTTAGGGGGTTTTCATTAACCCGTCCGCGTTTGGGGCGTTTTAAAAAACCAGTTGTTCCCTTTTTATGGGTGGCATCGCGACGTCCCTTCATTTTTCTCGTGATAAAGGCGATAAAAATTCGCGTTGGGAGTTTTCGTACACTTCACAACTGTTGCCCCTCCACCCCCAAGTAAATTTGGGAAAGTTGTAGGTGTTTCAGAAAAAGAGGTAATCCTTCTGCGGAAGTTTGTGATgcaacagttttctttttttttaaaaccggcaCGCGTCTGTTCTGTGAttttaaaaggggcttttttaTGGGGTATGTCCTTTTCCCTGATGTTCTGTGGTGATGAGGGGGGGTAACTCGTCCGTCTTTCTTGCAACTTCGGTGGTATTCAAAATCACCCCCACTCCCCAATGTCGGGTCACCCTTTCTTGTGGTTAGTAACCCCGCTCCCGGTGGAACCTGCCTTTTCACGAGGCGAAAATTTTCCCGGGATATTACCATATGGTATTTCTGGGACTTTACCGTTATTAGACTTTTAAAGGTCCagtacaaaaaaagggtttttttttcttttgcgggtCGATGTGGGTTGACGGGGGTGTTTTGCTACCGTAAGAGGGAACGCACGTtgtcaccccctcctccaccgaaGCTCAATTTTGCGCGCTATTTCGGGGCTGATAAAAGCTCCggctatttttgtcattttttaggAAGCGTCATTGCATCCCGGGAAAACTAACATATTTTTACTATTCAAGACCACGCTTAACCAAATCGGCTagcaaaccccacacccaccctaaAGTTCACCCCAAGTAATCACCCGGGGTGCGACACCCGCTGCCCCCAGCTTTATGTGCGTGAGCATATTCCTCCTCTGTGACGTCTCACCTTTgagaaactaaaaaatttttcttgggaGGGAACATATGTCTTCGAGCTTTTTCGGGTCGTCGAGGTATTCATAGGGGAATATGCCCTTGCCCTTTAAAAAGCAAGACTGAGTTTCGACGGGAAAATGATTTATGGGGGTTTTGAGAGCGGATGGCGTTTACTCTAAATTGTGCCCGGCGAGGGAGCTTGACCTGCGTTCAAAAATGCCAAGCTGTCGGGGAATTTAAAGGTTTTGTTTAATTCCACGAGTGTATCAAAAGCCCTTGtttcacagaatttttttttctgtgttagcTTGCCGAGGTCGTATGAGTGATTTggcaaaaaaccgggtttttttgtAGGTGATTTCTCACTAAAGTTGCAGCGAGCGCAATAGGCCCGTGTAATTTTGTATTGTTTGGTGTGATCGTGGGTCTGCTTCTgctgtttgggggaaattttttggtggCATAgttcacctttttctttcttaaatttttcttcatctttgtcgGACATGTGGATATTGTGGTAGGGCATCTTTTTACGATGTCTCCCCTTTGCTGGATAAATTCTCAAAAATGTTGGCACATCAGCTCCTTGATAAAAGAAACTATCCCCACTTCCCCtttgttatcttttatatatacttaggCACAGGCTTTGTGCGTGCtaacatctctctccccctttcgtctTGCCCCTGAAGGCTTCAAAGCCCATAGATGCGATTGTGACGGCCAAATGTTTTCCCATAATTTTTGAAGTTTCGCCCCCCTGAGGTGGGAATTAATCTGCGTGGGCATCTCACATCCTCCATGTGTATTCAGCTAATTTTCTGGTCAGGAAATGCGGAGAACATGcgggaaaagtgttttttgttCATTCCTGCCCCTTTGCGC is a genomic window containing:
- the LOC119575899 gene encoding uncharacterized protein LOC119575899; this encodes MVKISTQGYTQRPKCLDLSEDLLPWNGARRQFQRMGGDLVVPFDVAAIGAYAGVQADSYQALLPVSSWINEKDWQQDGLLVVTERKDTHDSRTSKNVCPCLPLIGNEYLYLSEDLLPWKAFRKSYHVAKKVVPRRLALKAFVFASIKGPGVWVGDTDKGSEGVWA